The following are from one region of the Streptomyces rubrogriseus genome:
- a CDS encoding tripartite tricarboxylate transporter permease: MNALNSLMDGFGTALTPLNLLWAALGVLLGTAIGVLPGIGPAMAVALLLPVTYGLDPVAAFIMFAGIYYGAMFGGSTTSILLNTPGESAAVVAAMEGNPMAKAGRGAQALAAAAIGHFAGGMIGTVLLVALAPTVADLAVDIGAPDYFAIMVLAFIAVTSVLGSSRIRGLASLLIGLTIGLVGLDQMTGQQRLTFGSLQLADGVDVVIVAVGLFAIGEALWVAAHLRRGAAEPIPVGRPWLGRADVKRTWKSWLRGPLIGFPFGAIPAGGAEIPTFLSYVTEKRLSKHKDEWGKGAIEGVAGPESAASASAAGTLVSMLTLGLPTTAVAAVMLAAFQQYGIQPGPLLFEREPELVWGLIASLFVGMVLLLALNLPLAPVWAKLLRIPRPYLYAGIMFFAAVGAYAVGGEVVDLVILLVIGLIGFGMRRYGLPILPAVIGVILGPNAEQQLRRALQISDGSVSGLVNTPFSVTVYAVIVLLLAWPLVKRLLGRGRTRVNA; encoded by the coding sequence ATGAACGCCCTCAACTCCCTCATGGACGGGTTCGGCACGGCCCTGACCCCGCTCAACCTGCTGTGGGCCGCGCTCGGTGTGCTGCTCGGCACGGCCATCGGCGTCCTGCCCGGCATCGGCCCCGCGATGGCGGTGGCACTGCTGCTGCCGGTGACGTACGGCCTTGACCCGGTCGCGGCGTTCATCATGTTCGCGGGCATCTACTACGGCGCGATGTTCGGCGGTTCTACCACCTCCATCCTGCTCAACACGCCGGGCGAGAGCGCCGCCGTGGTCGCGGCCATGGAGGGCAACCCGATGGCCAAGGCGGGACGCGGCGCGCAGGCGCTGGCCGCCGCCGCCATCGGCCACTTCGCGGGCGGCATGATCGGCACGGTCCTGCTCGTGGCCCTCGCCCCGACGGTCGCCGACCTGGCCGTGGACATCGGTGCCCCGGACTACTTCGCCATCATGGTGCTGGCGTTCATCGCCGTGACGTCGGTGCTGGGTTCGTCGCGGATCAGAGGCCTGGCCTCGCTGCTGATCGGGCTGACGATCGGGCTGGTGGGCCTGGACCAGATGACGGGCCAACAGCGGCTGACCTTCGGCTCGCTGCAACTCGCCGACGGTGTGGACGTGGTGATCGTGGCGGTCGGTCTGTTCGCGATCGGCGAGGCGCTGTGGGTGGCGGCCCATCTGCGGCGCGGGGCGGCCGAACCGATTCCGGTGGGCCGTCCCTGGCTCGGCCGCGCCGACGTGAAGCGCACCTGGAAGTCCTGGCTGCGCGGTCCGCTCATCGGCTTCCCGTTCGGCGCGATCCCGGCGGGCGGCGCGGAGATCCCGACCTTCCTGTCGTACGTCACGGAGAAGCGGCTTTCCAAGCACAAGGACGAGTGGGGCAAGGGCGCCATCGAGGGCGTGGCCGGCCCGGAGTCGGCGGCGTCGGCCTCGGCCGCGGGCACGCTGGTGTCCATGCTGACGCTGGGCCTGCCGACCACCGCGGTCGCGGCGGTCATGCTGGCCGCCTTCCAGCAGTACGGCATCCAGCCGGGCCCGCTGCTCTTCGAACGCGAGCCCGAGCTGGTGTGGGGTCTGATCGCCTCGCTGTTCGTGGGCATGGTGCTGCTGCTCGCCCTGAACCTGCCGCTGGCACCGGTGTGGGCGAAGCTGCTGCGGATCCCGCGGCCGTACCTCTACGCGGGGATCATGTTCTTCGCCGCGGTCGGCGCCTACGCGGTCGGCGGTGAGGTGGTCGACCTGGTGATCCTGCTGGTCATCGGTCTGATCGGGTTCGGCATGCGGCGCTACGGGCTGCCCATCCTGCCGGCCGTGATCGGCGTCATCCTCGGCCCGAACGCCGAGCAGCAGCTGCGCCGCGCCCTGCAGATCAGCGACGGCAGCGTGTCGGGCCTGGTCAACACGCCGTTCTCGGTGACGGTGTACGCGGTGATCGTGCTGCTGCTGGCCTGGCCGCTGGTGAAACGGCTGCTGGGCCGGGGACGGACGCGGGTGAACGCCTGA
- a CDS encoding tripartite tricarboxylate transporter TctB family protein: MTTRTELTEEPGEAAAGRRSWLRDHSELGVCVLLLALGVLVLTDALAMDVDITQRGPVGPKTVPVVVGVGLLVIAALLAVDVLRGGRGEAEGGEDVDLSEPADWRTVLLLSGIFLGAAALIEPAGFPVAGALLFWGAAFALGSRRVDRDPLIAAVLSLITYVVFDKLLGVPLPGGPLMGVL, encoded by the coding sequence GTGACGACGCGGACCGAACTCACCGAGGAGCCCGGGGAAGCGGCCGCCGGCCGGCGCTCGTGGCTGCGCGACCACTCCGAACTGGGCGTGTGCGTCCTGCTGCTGGCGCTCGGCGTGCTCGTCCTGACCGACGCGCTCGCCATGGACGTCGACATCACCCAGCGGGGCCCGGTCGGCCCCAAGACCGTGCCGGTCGTGGTGGGCGTCGGCCTGCTGGTGATAGCCGCGCTGCTCGCCGTCGACGTGCTGCGCGGCGGCCGGGGCGAGGCCGAGGGCGGCGAGGACGTCGACCTGTCCGAACCGGCCGACTGGCGCACGGTGCTGCTGCTGTCCGGGATCTTCCTCGGCGCCGCCGCCCTGATCGAGCCGGCCGGCTTCCCCGTGGCCGGGGCGCTGCTCTTCTGGGGCGCCGCCTTCGCCCTCGGCAGCCGCCGCGTGGACCGCGATCCGCTGATCGCCGCGGTGCTGTCCCTGATCACCTATGTCGTCTTCGACAAGCTGCTCGGCGTGCCGCTGCCCGGCGGTCCGCTGATGGGAGTGCTCTGA
- a CDS encoding Bug family tripartite tricarboxylate transporter substrate binding protein has protein sequence MRLRTPLALLGAAVLVLAGPPLLSSGDDSDSGTQIPGLRFMVPNTPGGGYDITARTAAKNAEDAGLTHNIEVFNLPGAGGTVGLSRLVSEHGNGKLAMSMGLGVVGAVRSNHAPKTLADTTPIARLTEEQDVVVVGKDSPYKTIDELIDAWKQDPGKIPVGGGSSPGGPDHLAPMLMAQAAGIQPKSVNYIPFDGGGELLASILGNKVGFGVSGVGEYLDQIKAGELRVLAVTGPERVDDLKDAPTLKESGYDVNFTNWRGIVAPPGLSEAQRDKLTRLVEELHDSPEWKKSMDQNGWDDAFLTGEEFGDFLDAQDERVVSVLKELGL, from the coding sequence GTGCGCCTGCGCACCCCCCTTGCCCTGCTAGGGGCCGCCGTGCTCGTGCTGGCCGGACCGCCGTTGCTCTCCTCGGGCGACGACTCGGACTCCGGCACCCAGATTCCGGGCCTGCGCTTCATGGTTCCCAACACGCCCGGCGGCGGCTACGACATCACCGCCCGCACGGCCGCGAAGAACGCCGAGGACGCCGGGCTCACCCACAACATCGAGGTGTTCAACCTGCCCGGCGCGGGCGGCACCGTGGGCCTGAGCCGGCTGGTGAGCGAGCACGGCAACGGCAAGCTCGCCATGTCCATGGGTCTCGGCGTCGTGGGCGCCGTCCGCTCCAACCACGCGCCCAAGACCCTCGCCGACACCACGCCGATCGCGCGGCTGACCGAGGAGCAGGACGTCGTCGTGGTCGGCAAGGACTCGCCGTACAAGACGATCGACGAGCTGATCGACGCCTGGAAACAGGATCCGGGGAAGATCCCGGTGGGCGGTGGTTCGTCCCCGGGTGGACCCGACCACCTCGCGCCGATGCTGATGGCGCAGGCCGCCGGGATCCAGCCGAAGTCGGTCAACTACATCCCGTTCGACGGCGGCGGCGAGCTGCTCGCCTCGATCCTCGGCAACAAGGTCGGCTTCGGGGTCTCCGGCGTCGGCGAGTACCTGGACCAGATCAAGGCGGGCGAGCTGCGGGTGCTCGCGGTGACCGGTCCCGAGCGGGTGGACGACCTCAAGGACGCGCCCACGCTCAAGGAGTCCGGCTACGACGTGAACTTCACCAACTGGCGGGGCATCGTCGCTCCGCCCGGTCTGTCCGAGGCCCAGCGCGACAAGCTGACCCGCCTCGTCGAGGAACTGCACGACTCCCCCGAGTGGAAGAAGTCCATGGACCAGAACGGCTGGGACGACGCCTTCCTGACCGGTGAGGAGTTCGGCGACTTCCTGGACGCCCAGGACGAGCGCGTGGTGTCGGTGCTGAAGGAGCTGGGGCTGTGA
- a CDS encoding sensor histidine kinase encodes MAPTFRRQTLAGEMLVLQLAIVVVVLLAVAAVSLAQSKATFNRVEGRRVTALAEQLAATPLVRSQLLRPVPQEALAPLVNSTQTQSGVTSVTVADAHGRVVSSTDPTLIGARLPRAKGAGATSGWSGPLTVQGSRELVAQVPVLGATRQTLGRHLGTVMVGEADPTVWQRLSGASSYLLAYLGVASGLGVAGSWLLARRVKRQTLGLEPREIAGLAEHREAMLYGIAEGVVALDPQHRLTLVNEMGRRLLDLPADCVGQSLDGLGIDGRLRDVLAGAAREAAEPRDEVVVRHGRVLVMNRMTVTKDGRPLGSVTTLRDRTELARLEREIGSFRSTSELLRAQAHEFANQLHTISGLIQIGEQEEVVRYVRGLNQRRQSLDVTLSRRVRDTAVAALITAKSSLAAERRVALRVSDRTALDRLEPADAADVATVVGNLVDNAVDAAAAPGDAPEAWVEVELRQDAASVEIVVRDSGPGVAPELAQEVFSHGFTTKAARQGERGIGLALTRLVCERHGGEISVTNTPEGAVFTARMTVSHLTDAVAEGAAP; translated from the coding sequence GTGGCCCCCACCTTCCGCCGTCAGACCCTCGCGGGCGAGATGCTGGTCCTCCAGCTCGCCATCGTCGTGGTCGTCCTGCTCGCGGTGGCCGCCGTCTCGCTCGCCCAGTCCAAGGCCACCTTCAACCGCGTCGAGGGCCGCCGGGTCACCGCCCTGGCCGAGCAGCTGGCCGCCACGCCGCTGGTGCGCAGCCAGCTGCTGCGGCCGGTGCCGCAGGAGGCCCTCGCCCCGCTGGTCAACTCCACGCAGACACAGTCCGGGGTCACCTCCGTCACGGTGGCCGACGCCCACGGCCGGGTCGTCAGCTCCACCGACCCCACGCTGATCGGCGCCCGGCTGCCGCGCGCGAAGGGCGCCGGTGCCACGAGCGGCTGGTCGGGGCCGCTGACCGTGCAGGGCAGCCGGGAACTGGTCGCCCAGGTCCCGGTGCTCGGGGCCACCCGGCAGACCCTCGGCCGCCACCTCGGCACGGTGATGGTCGGCGAGGCCGATCCCACCGTGTGGCAGCGGCTCAGCGGCGCCTCCTCCTACCTCCTCGCCTACCTCGGCGTCGCCAGCGGTCTCGGCGTGGCCGGTTCCTGGCTGCTGGCCCGGCGGGTCAAGCGGCAGACCCTCGGCCTGGAGCCGCGCGAGATCGCCGGCCTCGCCGAGCACCGGGAGGCCATGCTGTACGGCATCGCGGAGGGCGTCGTCGCCCTCGACCCGCAGCACCGGCTCACCCTGGTCAACGAGATGGGCCGGCGTCTGCTCGACCTGCCCGCCGACTGCGTGGGCCAGAGCCTGGACGGCCTCGGCATCGACGGGCGGCTGCGCGACGTCCTCGCGGGCGCCGCCCGCGAGGCGGCCGAACCGCGCGACGAGGTCGTCGTCCGCCACGGCCGGGTCCTGGTCATGAACCGTATGACCGTCACCAAGGACGGCCGCCCGCTCGGCTCGGTCACCACCCTGCGCGACCGCACCGAACTGGCACGTCTGGAGCGGGAGATCGGCTCCTTCCGCTCCACCTCCGAGCTGCTGCGCGCCCAGGCCCACGAGTTCGCCAACCAGCTGCACACCATCTCCGGCCTCATCCAGATCGGTGAGCAGGAGGAGGTGGTGCGCTACGTCCGCGGGCTCAACCAGCGCCGCCAGTCCCTGGACGTCACCCTCAGCCGCCGGGTCCGGGACACCGCCGTGGCCGCGCTGATCACGGCGAAGTCCTCCCTCGCGGCCGAGCGCAGGGTCGCGCTGCGCGTCTCGGACCGCACGGCGCTGGACCGGCTGGAGCCGGCCGACGCCGCCGACGTGGCGACCGTGGTCGGCAACCTCGTCGACAACGCCGTGGACGCCGCCGCGGCCCCGGGCGACGCGCCCGAGGCCTGGGTCGAGGTCGAGCTGCGGCAGGACGCCGCCAGCGTCGAGATCGTGGTCCGCGACTCCGGGCCCGGTGTGGCGCCCGAACTGGCCCAGGAGGTCTTCTCGCACGGCTTCACCACCAAGGCCGCCCGGCAGGGCGAGCGCGGCATCGGCCTGGCGCTGACCCGGCTGGTCTGCGAACGTCACGGCGGTGAGATCTCGGTGACCAACACCCCCGAGGGGGCGGTGTTCACCGCACGCATGACCGTCAGCCACCTCACCGACGCGGTGGCGGAAGGAGCAGCACCATGA
- a CDS encoding response regulator, whose amino-acid sequence MTATSGTPDATAPTAAPLETSPGAAPIGVLVVDDDFMVARVHRAFVERVEPFRVLGVAGTGEQALAAVGELRPDLVLLDLYLPDVFGLDVIPRLRAAGHDCDVMVISAAREADAVRGAVRHGVVDYLLKPFEFEDLRVRLQRYAVQRGRLLGTVVRSQADVDRVLAGAAAPAGPAPGLPKGMSVETAELVERALRGADGTLSASECAALTGISRVSARRYLEYFHTVGSAEVSLRYGVAGRPERRYRFRGAVTGPELRRAGRP is encoded by the coding sequence ATGACGGCTACGAGCGGCACGCCCGACGCGACCGCCCCGACCGCCGCACCCCTGGAGACGTCCCCGGGCGCCGCCCCGATCGGCGTGCTCGTCGTCGACGACGACTTCATGGTGGCCCGCGTCCACCGCGCGTTCGTCGAACGGGTCGAGCCCTTCCGGGTGCTCGGGGTCGCGGGCACCGGGGAGCAGGCGCTGGCCGCCGTCGGGGAGCTGCGCCCCGACCTGGTGCTGCTCGACCTGTACCTGCCGGACGTCTTCGGCCTCGACGTCATCCCACGGCTGCGCGCCGCGGGCCACGACTGCGACGTCATGGTCATCAGCGCCGCCCGGGAGGCGGACGCGGTGCGCGGCGCCGTGCGGCACGGCGTGGTCGACTACCTCCTCAAACCCTTCGAGTTCGAGGACCTTCGGGTCCGGCTGCAGCGCTACGCGGTCCAGCGGGGCCGGCTGCTCGGCACGGTGGTGCGCAGCCAGGCCGACGTCGACCGGGTACTGGCCGGGGCCGCGGCACCGGCCGGGCCGGCCCCGGGGCTGCCCAAGGGCATGAGTGTGGAGACCGCCGAACTCGTCGAGCGCGCCCTCCGCGGGGCCGACGGCACCCTGTCCGCCAGCGAGTGCGCGGCGCTGACCGGCATCTCCCGGGTCAGCGCGCGCCGATACCTGGAGTACTTCCACACCGTGGGCAGCGCGGAGGTGTCCCTGCGCTACGGGGTCGCGGGACGCCCCGAACGCCGCTACCGCTTCCGGGGCGCGGTCACCGGCCCGGAGCTCCGGCGCGCAGGCCGTCCATGA
- the xdhR gene encoding purine salvage operon transcriptional regulator XdhR, which produces MPQPKKDKPDTPLRSDAQRNRERILAVATEELTHCANAPLSAIAKKAGVGQGTFYRNFPNREALVLEIYRYGMQQVAEAAPEMLAAGEPDLALRQWMDRLAEFAMTKAGLADAIRLVTSAPGAPEKPRPTPLEDAAELLLRANHEAGTIRPGVTGDDFFLVLGGLWLIDPGENWQPRVTRFLDLVMDGLRAGAPGR; this is translated from the coding sequence GTGCCGCAGCCGAAGAAGGACAAGCCGGACACTCCGCTGCGCTCGGACGCCCAGCGCAACCGCGAGCGCATCCTGGCCGTGGCCACGGAGGAGCTGACGCACTGCGCGAACGCCCCCTTGAGCGCCATCGCCAAGAAGGCGGGCGTCGGGCAGGGCACCTTCTACCGCAACTTCCCCAACCGCGAGGCGCTCGTCCTGGAGATCTACCGCTACGGGATGCAGCAGGTGGCCGAGGCGGCACCCGAGATGCTGGCCGCCGGGGAACCCGACCTGGCCCTGCGCCAGTGGATGGACCGTCTCGCCGAGTTCGCGATGACCAAGGCGGGTCTGGCCGACGCGATCCGGCTGGTCACCAGCGCACCCGGGGCGCCGGAGAAGCCGCGCCCCACCCCGCTGGAGGACGCGGCCGAACTCCTGCTCCGTGCCAACCACGAGGCCGGCACGATTCGGCCCGGAGTGACCGGGGACGACTTCTTCCTCGTCCTCGGCGGGCTGTGGCTGATCGACCCCGGCGAGAACTGGCAGCCGCGGGTCACCCGGTTCCTGGACCTCGTCATGGACGGCCTGCGCGCCGGAGCTCCGGGCCGGTGA
- a CDS encoding 2Fe-2S iron-sulfur cluster-binding protein, whose product MAPVPPSTSSAVTLNINGEKHQLTVDHRTTLLDALRERLDLTGTKKGCDQGQCGACTVLVDGRRAVSCLNLAVAAEGREITTIEGMAEGDRLHPVQQAFLDLDGYQCGYCTPGQICSAIAVIEEHAAGWPSAATEDVRPEAGPPPLTPDEIRERMSGNLCRCGAYVSIVQAVTRAAEAHQAAAQDDDRADQDLTTEETAA is encoded by the coding sequence ATGGCCCCAGTACCCCCGTCGACGTCCAGCGCCGTCACCCTGAACATCAACGGCGAGAAGCACCAGCTGACCGTCGACCACCGCACCACCCTGCTCGACGCCCTGCGCGAGCGTCTCGACCTCACCGGTACCAAGAAGGGCTGCGACCAGGGGCAGTGCGGCGCCTGTACCGTCCTGGTCGACGGACGTCGCGCCGTCTCCTGTCTGAACCTCGCCGTCGCCGCCGAGGGGCGTGAGATCACCACCATCGAGGGCATGGCCGAGGGCGACCGGCTGCACCCGGTCCAGCAGGCCTTCCTCGACCTCGACGGCTACCAGTGCGGCTACTGCACCCCCGGCCAGATCTGCTCGGCGATCGCGGTCATCGAGGAGCACGCGGCCGGCTGGCCCAGCGCCGCCACCGAGGACGTCCGCCCCGAGGCCGGGCCGCCACCCCTGACGCCCGACGAGATCCGCGAACGGATGAGCGGCAACCTGTGCCGCTGCGGCGCCTACGTCTCCATCGTCCAGGCCGTCACCCGCGCCGCCGAGGCCCACCAGGCCGCGGCCCAGGACGACGACCGTGCCGACCAGGACCTGACCACCGAGGAGACGGCCGCATGA
- a CDS encoding FAD binding domain-containing protein — protein sequence MREFGYQRADDVSGAVALLAADPDARFLGGGTNLVDLMKTGVERPARLVDVRELPLDAIEETADGGLRIGATVTNSDLAAHPEVRRRYPALTQAVLAGASGQLRNMATVGGNLLQRTRCGYFTDLSKPCNKRAPGSGCSAVTGEHHNHAVLGASDHCVAVHPSDMGVALTAFDAVVGYETLDGPGELPLADFYLPVGDTPHRETALPAGALITGVTLPPAPVAARSRYRKVRERASYAFAIGSVAAALDVEDGVVREARLAFGAVASRPWRARAAEAVLTGAPADGDTFAAAADAELAAARPLPDNGYKVTLMRNLAVAVLTELAEETAR from the coding sequence ATGAGGGAGTTCGGATACCAGCGCGCCGACGACGTCTCCGGCGCGGTGGCGCTGCTCGCCGCCGACCCGGACGCCCGCTTCCTCGGCGGCGGCACCAACCTCGTGGACCTGATGAAGACCGGCGTCGAGCGTCCCGCCCGGCTCGTCGACGTCCGTGAACTCCCCCTGGACGCCATCGAGGAGACCGCGGACGGCGGACTGCGCATCGGCGCCACCGTCACCAACAGCGACCTCGCCGCCCATCCCGAAGTGCGCCGCCGCTACCCGGCACTGACCCAGGCGGTCCTGGCCGGTGCCTCCGGCCAGCTGCGCAACATGGCCACCGTCGGGGGCAACCTGCTCCAGCGCACCCGCTGCGGCTACTTCACCGACCTGAGCAAGCCCTGCAACAAGCGCGCCCCCGGCAGCGGCTGCTCCGCGGTCACCGGCGAACACCACAACCACGCCGTGCTGGGCGCCTCCGACCACTGCGTCGCCGTGCACCCCTCGGACATGGGGGTGGCCCTCACCGCCTTCGACGCCGTCGTCGGCTACGAAACCCTCGACGGCCCCGGCGAGTTGCCGCTCGCCGACTTCTACCTCCCCGTCGGGGACACCCCGCACCGGGAGACCGCACTGCCGGCCGGCGCGCTGATCACCGGAGTCACCCTGCCGCCCGCCCCGGTCGCCGCCCGCTCCCGCTACCGCAAGGTGCGCGAGCGCGCCTCGTACGCCTTCGCGATCGGCTCGGTCGCCGCCGCGCTCGACGTCGAGGACGGCGTCGTACGCGAGGCCCGGCTGGCCTTCGGCGCGGTCGCCTCGCGGCCCTGGCGGGCCCGCGCGGCCGAGGCCGTCCTCACCGGCGCACCGGCCGACGGCGACACCTTCGCCGCCGCCGCGGACGCCGAACTCGCGGCCGCCAGGCCGCTGCCCGACAACGGATACAAGGTGACCCTCATGCGCAACCTCGCGGTGGCCGTCCTGACCGAACTCGCCGAGGAGACCGCCCGATGA
- a CDS encoding xanthine dehydrogenase family protein molybdopterin-binding subunit, producing MTTATTGRTALRGVVGTAHTRVEGRDKVTGAARYAGEIPFADLAHGWLVLSTVARGRIRSLDTEAVLAMPGVLTVLHHGNAPRVDTDYVGLLGIPPDPTAAVFQQDRVHHVGWPVALVVAETSEQAREAAEALVVAYDEEPHDTALTADHPGAHPAGGVMPGETAKGDLAAGLAASAVVVDEEYTTPEEHHSMMEPHAATARWDGGRLEVVDSNQGTTWIQTELASLFSLDASAVRVRSEHIGGGFGSKGLRAHQVAAVMAATELQRPVRVVMTRRQMFSLAGYRSPTLQRVRLGADADGRLRALEHRSLNQTSTVYEFVEPSAGVARVMYDAEAHHTANEVAPLDVPSPTFMRAPGEAPGSFAIESALDELAERGGIDPIALRLRNEPEVGPVSGLPFSSRNLDACFREGARRFGWAGRDPRPGVRRDGRWLLGTGTAAASFHSGAGPSTAVVTAEADGGFTVRIAAADIGTGARTALTLVAADALEVAPDRVRVRIGDSDFGPAMIAGGSMGTRSWAWAVTEAARELRERLALGTTIPPEGITVRSDTTALLGALAQKERHSFGAQFAEVAVDTATGEVRVRRMLGIFAAGRIVNPLTARNQLVGGMVWGISMALHEEAVRDRTSGGLYAPDLAGYHVATNADVGDIQADWVDDPDPDDPVGIKGVGEIGIVGAAAAVANAVWHATGVRHRNLPIRPDRVLSAVPASSGAADA from the coding sequence ATGACCACCGCCACGACCGGCCGTACGGCGCTCCGGGGCGTCGTCGGCACCGCGCACACCCGCGTCGAGGGCCGCGACAAGGTCACCGGAGCGGCCCGCTACGCGGGCGAGATCCCCTTCGCCGACCTCGCGCACGGATGGCTGGTCCTCTCCACCGTCGCGCGCGGCCGCATCCGCTCCCTCGACACCGAGGCCGTCCTCGCCATGCCCGGCGTGCTCACCGTCCTGCACCACGGCAACGCCCCGCGCGTCGACACCGACTACGTCGGCCTCCTCGGCATCCCGCCGGACCCCACCGCCGCCGTCTTCCAGCAGGACCGGGTGCACCACGTGGGCTGGCCGGTCGCCCTCGTCGTCGCCGAGACGTCCGAGCAGGCCCGGGAGGCCGCCGAGGCCCTCGTCGTCGCCTACGACGAGGAACCGCACGACACCGCCCTCACCGCCGACCACCCGGGGGCCCACCCGGCCGGCGGGGTCATGCCCGGCGAGACCGCCAAGGGCGACCTCGCGGCCGGACTCGCCGCCTCCGCAGTGGTCGTGGACGAGGAGTACACCACTCCCGAAGAGCACCACAGCATGATGGAGCCGCACGCCGCCACCGCCCGGTGGGACGGCGGCCGGCTGGAGGTCGTCGACTCCAACCAGGGCACCACCTGGATCCAGACCGAACTGGCCAGCCTGTTCTCCCTCGACGCCTCCGCGGTACGGGTGCGCTCCGAGCACATCGGCGGCGGCTTCGGCAGCAAGGGCCTGCGCGCCCACCAGGTCGCCGCCGTGATGGCCGCGACCGAACTGCAGCGGCCGGTGCGCGTGGTCATGACGAGGCGGCAGATGTTCTCGCTGGCCGGCTACCGCAGCCCCACCCTCCAGCGCGTCCGGCTCGGCGCCGACGCCGACGGCCGGCTGCGCGCCCTGGAGCACCGCTCGCTGAACCAGACGTCCACCGTCTACGAGTTCGTCGAGCCCAGCGCGGGCGTGGCCCGGGTCATGTACGACGCCGAGGCGCACCACACGGCCAACGAGGTCGCGCCCCTCGACGTGCCGTCGCCGACGTTCATGCGCGCGCCGGGCGAGGCACCGGGCTCCTTCGCCATCGAATCGGCCCTCGACGAACTCGCCGAGCGCGGCGGCATAGACCCCATCGCCCTGCGCCTGCGCAACGAACCGGAGGTCGGCCCGGTCTCCGGTCTGCCCTTCAGCAGCCGCAACCTGGACGCCTGCTTCCGCGAAGGAGCCCGGCGGTTCGGCTGGGCCGGGCGCGACCCGCGACCCGGCGTTCGCCGTGACGGGCGCTGGCTGCTGGGCACGGGCACCGCCGCCGCCTCCTTCCACTCGGGTGCCGGTCCCTCCACGGCCGTCGTGACCGCCGAGGCCGACGGCGGGTTCACGGTACGGATCGCCGCCGCCGACATCGGCACCGGCGCCCGTACGGCGCTCACCCTGGTCGCCGCCGACGCCCTCGAGGTCGCGCCCGACCGGGTCCGGGTGCGCATCGGTGACAGCGACTTCGGCCCCGCGATGATCGCGGGCGGCTCGATGGGCACGCGGTCCTGGGCCTGGGCGGTCACGGAGGCGGCCCGCGAACTGCGGGAGCGGCTGGCCCTGGGCACGACGATCCCGCCGGAGGGCATCACCGTACGGTCCGACACCACCGCCCTGCTCGGCGCCCTCGCGCAGAAGGAACGGCACTCCTTCGGCGCGCAGTTCGCCGAGGTCGCCGTGGACACCGCCACCGGCGAGGTGCGGGTGCGTCGGATGCTCGGCATCTTCGCGGCCGGCCGGATCGTCAACCCGCTCACCGCCCGCAACCAGCTCGTCGGAGGCATGGTCTGGGGCATCTCCATGGCCCTGCACGAGGAGGCGGTCCGGGACCGGACGAGCGGCGGCCTCTACGCCCCCGACCTCGCCGGCTACCACGTGGCTACCAACGCCGACGTGGGCGACATCCAGGCCGACTGGGTGGACGACCCCGACCCCGACGACCCGGTCGGCATCAAGGGCGTCGGCGAGATCGGCATCGTGGGCGCCGCGGCGGCCGTCGCCAACGCCGTCTGGCACGCGACCGGCGTACGCCACCGCAACCTGCCGATCCGGCCGGACCGGGTGCTGTCGGCGGTGCCCGCGAGCTCGGGAGCGGCGGATGCTTGA